The following is a genomic window from Geobacillus subterraneus.
GAAACGGACAAATTGCCGAAGAAGCCGCCTCGGTGCGCGCCTTGCTCGATGCGTGCGATTTGGCGGCGCATATGCCTCCATTGCGCGCAATTGAACGAAGCATTATCGATAAGCTCGATGACGAGCGGGAACGGGCAGCGGTGCGCAACATCGCTGAAACATGGTTTGACGAGTAGGGGGCGGCACATGGAACGGTTTATGATGTTCAACGACCAGCCGATCGATTCGTTTTTGGTCATGGAGCTTTCCGATCTCGCCCAAACGCTTGCCCGCGACCGCGGCTGGACGGTGGAGTTTGCCGCTCATTCCGGCGTTCATCTAGCGAAGCAGACGATATATGTGAGCCAATTTTGGGGTGTCTACCCGTCGCCGGACAAAGAGCAGGCGATGAAAAGCGATGTGGTCTTGCGAATGATCGGCACGCGCCGGCATACCGATGCGGGTGCCGTCCGCGCCTTCCGGCAAACGGCGGAGGCGCAGCCGCTGTCTAAACTGTCCAAACAATTGTTTTCCTTTGCTGAAGATCTCCGTTTGGAAGCGGTGTGTGAGCGGGAGCGGCCAGGTTTGAAGCGATGGTTTCGCGCGCGCCGCCGCCTATACCGCCGCTATTTCACCCAGCAATGGCAAGCAAACCGAACGCGGTGCGCCTTGGCTGATCAATTTTTAGCGGCCATGTATTTGCGGCTGACCGCGGATTCGCCGCTTGATGATGTCCCGCTTGTTCCGATGGCAGATGAGGCGAGACAAGCGCGCCTTGAAGCGCTATGGCCGCAATTTTATGACGTCTCATCGACGGCGGAAACAGCCCGCTGGACGCTGACGATTGTTGCGCTGATGGAGAGCGTGCTGCCCGATGATATGGTGAACACCTATACGTCGCTGCCGATTGTCGACGACGGGGAAGACGAACGGAAGATGACGATTCACGACTTAAAGCGAACCGATCCGTTGGAAAACCGCGACACATCGAACGATTCCTCAAACGGTGACGTGTACCGGCAAGTGATGCCGACTTGGCACCGGGAAACGAGCCGAACGGGCGGAAATTTTCTCCGTTTCGAGCTTGAGCGCGGCACCCGCACCGGAATGCTTGGCGACGGGGCGCGGCCGGGGGATGACAGCGACCAGGCGCTCGCCATCGTTCAAGGAACGTCCCGACCGACGAATCGAAATGAATATGGCCTCGAAGCGCACGCCTCCTTTGACGATCATCCCCGCACCAGAAGCGGCGCTCCGTATGGCGAGGCGAACCGTCAAGCCGAGCTCGTGCTTCTTCCTTCCCCACCGCCAAGCCCGCTCCATCTCGAGCAGTACCGCGCCAAGCAGGCGGCGGTGGCGCCGTACCGGAAACGGCTCGTGCGCGTGATGGAGCAATGGCTTGAGCATCAGCGCAGCGCTTGGCGCA
Proteins encoded in this region:
- a CDS encoding vWA domain-containing protein; protein product: MERFMMFNDQPIDSFLVMELSDLAQTLARDRGWTVEFAAHSGVHLAKQTIYVSQFWGVYPSPDKEQAMKSDVVLRMIGTRRHTDAGAVRAFRQTAEAQPLSKLSKQLFSFAEDLRLEAVCERERPGLKRWFRARRRLYRRYFTQQWQANRTRCALADQFLAAMYLRLTADSPLDDVPLVPMADEARQARLEALWPQFYDVSSTAETARWTLTIVALMESVLPDDMVNTYTSLPIVDDGEDERKMTIHDLKRTDPLENRDTSNDSSNGDVYRQVMPTWHRETSRTGGNFLRFELERGTRTGMLGDGARPGDDSDQALAIVQGTSRPTNRNEYGLEAHASFDDHPRTRSGAPYGEANRQAELVLLPSPPPSPLHLEQYRAKQAAVAPYRKRLVRVMEQWLEHQRSAWRTNLPAGRLRKQLVPFFTDERPRLFYKKGEPARRFDAVFGLLVDCSASMHDKMEETKTGLVLCHEALKTLRVPHAIVGFWEDANEATASWQPNYMQTAVSFRRSLGPSSGPAIMQLEPHEDNRDGLAIRWMTEQLLGRPEAQKVLLVFSDGEPAAYGYEQNGIIDTHEAVADARRRGIEVVNLFLGRGADDESTRRTIENIYGRFRVFVPHVSELTDRLLPLLKMWLQRSL